From the genome of Fusarium oxysporum f. sp. lycopersici 4287 chromosome 3, whole genome shotgun sequence, one region includes:
- a CDS encoding hypothetical protein (At least one base has a quality score < 10) has product MDGSLSVEELTRLLRDAEQRAKEERQRAEEAERERQEERQRAEREQQRAEEAERERQEERQRAEREQQRAEREQQRAEASEEQTRLTTLDEYIAACHASVFSRFAIETDPNLTSRGSITNPRDKWCPKNLRPWPDFLDQQKLTFGTLYDSFPTETRVFENRNFLAGLGNRISQRPIADEKTLEYFLHNSVEDPVRAIIQQLKQVEEVRRAFQIGDGVVFENHPHALSDVAEEVVERETPSTPPPPPPPPPPPQTPDHRRDLNQLRPDQICVYRSDNTESSRRTMVYVSEYKPPHKLTAPHLRLGLRAMDIHKEVVNRRTIPTSVDPDARFQYHAEKLTASAITQTYHYMIESGLEYGLLTTGEAIVFLKVDWDEPETLYYHLAEPGPEVSAHPNNVHICTAVGQYLAFTLMALGLPGERRGNRQEERLQAMKNLKTWAEDFESTLRSIPENERSASSDYSPGHEPTTYKDTGEGSLTKGDRQEPSDDESAPRPPDTPTPTGRNTRQGTRRSHRLALLALRPRGGGGEQGRQYCTQKCLLGMVKGGFLDPKCPNVALHCKSSAPARARHPVDHKEWLRLLWIQLKQSLDDGIRPLGEGGARGVLFQVTLLVHGYTFVSKGTVRAFIKDLEHEAAVYERLKPIQGVHVPVFLGAIDLGSMNKTYYYDHRVYVVHMTFLSWGGCSIDRAQNMGDMNKSLEDEAIRSLRAMHREGVIHKDVRLANMLFNPETNGVMVIDFERALLLKPPRRPLAQLVPNKRAWKSETMDAKKVTGDSSKRSRPSQGFSEDIWLAKTAFLEWNADRWT; this is encoded by the exons ATGGATGGATCATTGAGTGTAGAAGAGTTGACAAGACTCCTACGAGATGCTGAGCAGCGCGCGAAGGAGGAGCGACAACGCGCCGAGGAAGCGGAGAGAGAACGACAGGAGGAGCGGCAACGCGCCGAAAGAGAACAGCAACGCGCCGAGGAAGCGGAGAGAGAACGACAGGAGGAGCGGCAACGCGCCGAGAGAGAACAGCAACGCGCCGAGAGGGAACAGCAACGTGCCGAAGCGTCAGAGGAACAAACACGACTCACGACACTTGACGAATACATTGCAGCTTGCCATGCTTCCGTTTTCTCTCGCTTCGCCATCGAAACAGACCCAAATCTGACTTCAAGGGGCTCCATCACCAATCCGCGTGACAAGTGGTGTCCTAAAAACCTCAGGCCATGGCCCGACTTCCTTGATCAACAGAAGCTCACCTTCGGTACACTCTACGATTCATTTCCTACCGAAACCCGCGTTTTCGAGAACCGAAACTTCCTGGCCGGCTTGGGGAACAGGATCTCTCAACGGCCGATAGCAGACGAGAAGACGCTCGAATATTTCCTACATAATAGCGTGGAGGATCCGGTTAGAGCCATCATACAACAGCTCAAACAGGTGGAAGAGGTCCGCAGGGCTTTCCAGATCGGAGATGGTGTCGTCTTTGAGAACCATCCCCATGCCCTCAGCGATGTCGCCGAAGAAGTCGTTGAGCGGGAGACCCCATcgacaccaccaccaccgccgccacCGCCACCGCCACCGCAGACGCCGGACCACCGAAGAGATCTCAACCAGCTGCGGCCGGATCAAATCTGCGTCTATCGATCCGACAACACCGAGTCTTCACGGCGCACCATGGTTTACGTTTCCGAGTATAAGCCGCCTCACAAGTTGACCGCTCCGCATCTTCGTCTCGGTCTCCGCGCGATGGACATCCACAAGGAAGTCGTGAACCGAAGGACGATTCCAACTTCTGTAGACCCTGACGCGCGTTTCCAGTACCACGCGGAGAAGCTGACGGCATCTGCCATCACGCAGACATATCATTACATGATAGAGAGTGGCCTTGAATATGGTCTTCTTACCACTGGCGAGGCCATCGTGTTTCTCAAAGTTGACTGGGACGAACCTGAGACTCTGTACTATCATCTAGCAGAGCCTGGTCCGGAGGTGTCGGCACATCCAAACAACGTCCATATATGCACGGCTGTCGGTCAATATCTGGCGTTCACCCTTATGGCTCTCGGTTTGCCTGGAGAACGACGGGGGAATAGGCAGGAGGAACGTCTACAAGCTatgaagaacttgaagacGTGGGCTGAGGACTTCGAATCGACATTGCGCTCTATCCCGGAAAATGAACGATCGGCGTCATCAGACTACTCACCTGGCCATGAACCTACCACCTACAAGGAT ACTGGCGAGGGGTCGTTGACGAAGGGCGACAGGCAGGAACCATCTGATGACGAGTCGGCGCCCAGGCCACCGGACACGCCTACGCCAACCGGACGAAACACAAGACAAGGAACTAGACGGAGCCACCGACTAGCGTTACTGGCGTTACGGCCGCGCGGAGGAGGCGGCGAGCAGGGTCGGCAGTACTGTACGCAGAAATGTCTTCTCGGCATGGTCAAGGGTGGTTTTCTCGACCCAAAGTGCCCGAACGTGGCACTTCACTGCAAGAGCAGTGCTCCTGCCCGCGCACGTCATCCTGTCGACCACAAGGAGTGGCTTCGCCTACTCTGGATCCAGCTGAAACAGTCGCTCGACGACGGGATCAGGCCATTGGGGGAGGGTGGTGCGCGGGGTGTGCTTTTCCAAGTGACCCTACTTGTGCATGGCTACACATTTGTCAGCAAGGGCACGGTGCGGGCTTTCATCAAAGATCTCGAGCACGAGGCTGCTGTCTACGAGCGTCTCAAACCAATCCAGGGCGTCCACGTGCCTGTCTTCCTGGGTGCCATTGACCTTGGATCGATGAACAAGACTTACTACTATGACCACCGGGTCTACGTGGTGCACATGACATTTTTGTCCTGGGGAGGCTGCAGCATCGACAGAGCACAGAACATGGGCGACATGAACAAGTCACTCGAAGACGAGGCCATTCGGTCCTTGAGAGCCATGCATCGGGAGGGCGTGATCCATAAAGATGTGCGACTTGCAAACATGTTATTCAACCCTGAGACCAACGGGGTTATGGTGATCGACTTTGAACGGGCTTTGCTCCTCAAGCCGCCTCGGCGTCCGTTGGCGCAGCTGGTGCCGAACAAGCGAGCGTGGAAGTCGGAGACGATGGATGCCAAGAAGGTGACTGGTGATTCAAGCAAGCGAAGTCGGCCAAGTCAAGGCTTTTCAGAGGATATTTGGTTGGCAAAGACGGCGTTCTTAGAGTGGAATGCTGACCGATGGACATGA
- a CDS encoding hypothetical protein (At least one base has a quality score < 10) — protein MDIGLNPEELSTDLLFVVCARCGEERPESAFRAKRQSAGQTKQCIDCRNQRVSHHSRSKVVLQTLRNIALRPSSPGRPATKRTEGDAGLSPPNERSGTQPTSPEKLRQLHTARSLFGESISQPHVVLGTPIPPTQQSSRLFRALAPSPPVQPTTHPLVSHSDPSTLRSSTPGVDYPYLATRFHKGGKDSQDDSLKAGARAKLAVIQRDHRSRRRAGETVSLTPTISQLGFLEDFEDGSQDQLRPSGFLDGDGIIKEGDDRGQFSESDIDADDYFNLLLSPDRPRRYLKQLGVESDSDLGDEDENDDNDCVDGSPLRHRLRQPSAQLRRGRRGPAPARLWPCTGPVAQLTPTEESLIARVHVHVNIMLVRGQQYKYRGHVVHFLREVGLVYNQLPLLPQELNIVLLRPANTSSHAILSRQFTRQFRVRRQPVVIWLDYLRRHHPGYRCVVIDEERLNQLPQDGNVLDAIPQSQVEAADVGPEEDQEAELDLEDEAAVPDMLAKDTELDALRSILAGESEADSELSTSFQAQAQHELQLPNIRHTPINEFNRSHALLSLAFPCLFPDGRADFVEPRLRSIDYKDYVEHAMRWHDGRFARHPTFRFVAFNTLMRSQARSRSRFFVKQHDGRQQPLTREQLIQALEHSEDPEAQALINSITRHAVSIRGTRPFWNKKRQDLEAYAYNLGCPGAFITFSPADLHWRSLYQHMPQYDDWLAARPAYIDIHRNSGPYIDIQISGRNYLDIDISR, from the exons ATGGATATCGGTCTCAACCCCGAAGAGCTCTCTACTGATTTACTCTTCGTTGTTTGTGCTCGTTGTGGGGAGGAGAGACCGGAGAGTGCCTTCAGAGCAAAGAGGCAGTCTGCTGGGCAAACTAAGCAATGCATAGACTGCCGTAACCAGCGCGTTTCTCAT CATTCTAGATCCAAAGTCGTGCTCCAGACGCTGCGGAACATTGCACTTCGTCCATCCTCACCTGGCAGACCTGCCACGAAGAGAACCGAAGGAGATGCTGGCCTATCGCCTCCCAACGAGAGATCCGGAACCCAGCCTACATCGCCAGAGAAGCTACGGCAACTTCATACAGCTAGGAGTTTATTCGGAGAGTCAATTAGCCAGCCGCACGTAGTGCTAGGGACGCCAATTCCACCAACCCAACAAAGCTCGCGGCTCTTCCGGGCTCTAGCTCCGTCACCGCCTGTGCAGCCAACGACCCATCCACTCGTCTCACATTCTGATCCATCTACTCTTCGAAGCAGCACACCTGGTGTGGATTACCCTTACTTGGCCACCAGGTTCCACAAGGGGGGGAAGGACTCGCAAGATGATTCCTTGAAGGCTGGGGCGAGGGCCAAGCTGGCTGTTATCCAGCGCGACCATCGTTCACGACGCCGTGCAGGGGAGACTGTGTCACTGACTCCCACAATATCTCAACTTGGCTTCTTGGAAGATTTTGAGG ATGGGAGTCAAGATCAACTACGACCGAGTGGGTTTCTAGATGGGGATGGGATAATCAAGGAAGGGGATGACAGGGGACAGTTCTCTGAATCTGATATTGACGCCGATGACTATTTCAACTTGCTGCTTTCACCTGATCGACCACGGAGGTACCTCAAACAATTAGGGGTAGAGTCTGATTCCGATCTAGGGGACGAAGACGAGAACGACGATAATGATTGCGTGGATGGAAGCCCTCTTCGCCATCGCTTGCGGCAGCCTTCCGCACAGCTAAGGCGTGGTCGCCGTGGTCCTGCCCCTG CTCGACTTTGGCCCTGTACCGGCCCGGTTGCCCAGCTTACGCCTACCGAAGAGTCTTTGATTGCTCGTGTTCACGTCCACGTGAACATTATGCTTGTGCGAGGGCAGCAGTACAAGTATCGGGGGCACGTAGTTCACTTTCTCCGTGAGGTTGGCTTAGTGTACAACCAGCTCCCGCTTCTGCCGCAGGAGTTGAACATTGTATTACTACGTCCTGCCAATACGTCGTCCCACGCAATTCTTAGTCGGCAATTCACCCGCCAGTTCCGTGTCCGCCGCCAGCCGGTTGTCATATGGCTAGACTACCTCCGGCGCCATCATCCTGGGTATCGATGCGTCGTCATCGACGAAGAGAGGCTAAATCAATTGCCCCAAGATGGCAATGTCCTGGATGCCATCCCCCAGAGTCAGGTGGAGGCTGCGGATGTTGGACCCGAGGAAGATCAGGAGGCAGAGCTTGACCTGGAGGACGAGGCTGCAGTGCCAGACATGTTGGCAAAGGACACGGAGCTCGATGCTCTGCGGTCTATTCTCGCCGGAGAGTCGGAAGCTGATTCAGAGCTTTCCACAAGCTTCCAGGCGCAGGCGCAACACGAGCTGCAGCTCCCGAATATACGACACACACCCATTAATGAGTTCAATCGCTCTCATGCCCTACTCTCCTTGGCGTTTCCCTGCCTCTTTCCTGACGGTAGAGCCGACTTTGTTGAACCTCGATTGCGCTCCATTGATTACAAGGATTACGTCGAGCACGCGATGCGCTGGCACGACGGGCGTTTTGCACGCCACCCGACCTTCCGCTTCGTCGCCTTCAACACGCTAATGCGGTCACAAGCACGTTCGCGGTCCAGATTCTTCGTGAAGCAACATGATGGGAGACAGCAGCCGCTGACGCGAGAGCAACTTATTCAGGCGCTGGAACACAGCGAGGACCCCGAGGCGCAGGCGCTGATCAACTCGATCACAAGGCATGCGGTGTCTATTCGCGGTACGCGTCCATTCTGGAACAAAAAGAGGCAGGACCTCGAGGCCTATGCCTATAACCTTGGTTGTCCTGGTGCATTCATCACGTTTAGCCCGGCAGATTTACACTGGCGGAGTCTCTACCAGCACATGCCCCAGTATGACGACTGGCTAGCCGCCAGACCTGCGTATATCGATATCCACCGAAATTCTGGCCCTTATATCGATATCCAGATAAGTGGGAGAAATTATCTGGATATCGATATATCCAGGTAG